The Longimicrobiales bacterium genome contains a region encoding:
- a CDS encoding ATP-binding protein gives MLESIMAAPISGSIANRLRLLALAVAFPPLLLLGVAGFDQYYSTLEAARRSALGITDAVSVTVTNFFEVLAEQLSADAFALSTYYLSGSDLESCSTDLEQIQLKYAYASGLAVVDSQGDVLCDYPAGSLPARVTPLSQMGPTPVEGRLQTGPVSQLVTGGSWLLPVAVPLLETVTREGLTLQVWLNLDAVSERLLPEAEYLSLVTVASPNSVVVFRSQDRERIGSHVPVQNRRGTVEIQPGRSVTAGPDLTGTQRYWGQVSTPTGWSVYTGITQYQAFGALAERGYVAFFLSLLIVLIVVVATAMGYRRLTQMLEREVRLVEADVGDWAELQEKRNIPSELAPLMKVLGGMVQAKDVARLVEVRGRERFEQILASVEFGVAVTSLDGKLVYANEYTRSLFHLGDADVLDVEDFYHDASERAEVLKEIELTGRVRPRDLEMSRPDGVQVQLRMSGVIMPVDGEGPCMHSVLMDVTGWRRAEEALRQSQKMEAIGHLAGGIAHDFNNVLMTVLGNAEILKESFEPGSPHQAQVKLILDAADGARSVTRRLLRFSRPSAGDVSRSDVVQVVRNTTDMMRSGLPSHIQIVLDLSAEPCYADLDPREFAQALVNLILNARDAMEERGEINIFCGVEPSEVDPSRTEVVVRVTDEGVGIDSENLKQVFDPFFTTKPLGEGTGLGLSSVYTLLQQAGGTVDITSEVGRGTTVIARVPESAGGLVSDTPGRLAPNPDSPAVIVVVDDTAMVLKSVSSMLTRSGYEVHAAGSADAAVEIFRSLNYEVDLLLTDVVMPGMDGWELASVIGEAAPHIPVLFMSGFVQDPTMSAQFLEKPGLVIEKPFVRETLLDRVTSLITEARSARD, from the coding sequence ATGCTGGAGTCCATTATGGCTGCACCCATATCTGGCTCGATCGCAAATCGTCTCCGATTGCTCGCGCTTGCTGTGGCATTTCCTCCGCTCTTATTGCTCGGTGTAGCCGGCTTCGACCAATATTATTCGACGCTGGAGGCCGCTCGACGCAGCGCACTCGGAATCACCGACGCTGTCTCTGTTACGGTCACTAACTTCTTTGAAGTTCTCGCGGAACAGTTGAGTGCCGACGCATTCGCCTTGTCCACGTACTATCTCAGTGGCTCCGATCTGGAATCGTGCTCGACTGACCTTGAGCAGATCCAGTTGAAGTATGCTTATGCGAGCGGACTCGCTGTCGTGGATTCGCAAGGTGACGTTCTGTGCGATTACCCTGCCGGGAGCTTGCCGGCGCGGGTCACGCCGCTGAGTCAGATGGGGCCGACACCAGTGGAAGGCAGACTGCAAACGGGCCCCGTATCGCAGCTGGTCACGGGTGGCTCTTGGTTGCTGCCTGTCGCCGTGCCCTTGCTCGAAACTGTGACACGCGAAGGCCTGACCTTGCAGGTCTGGCTGAACCTTGACGCTGTGTCTGAGCGTCTACTCCCGGAAGCCGAGTACCTTTCCCTTGTGACCGTGGCGTCCCCGAACAGCGTCGTTGTCTTTCGCTCGCAGGACCGTGAACGCATTGGTTCACATGTCCCAGTCCAGAATAGACGGGGAACGGTTGAGATCCAACCGGGAAGGTCTGTTACTGCAGGACCAGACCTGACGGGCACCCAACGTTACTGGGGTCAAGTAAGCACTCCCACTGGGTGGAGCGTCTACACGGGCATCACACAATATCAGGCATTTGGTGCTCTCGCCGAGCGAGGCTACGTGGCCTTCTTTCTGAGCCTCCTAATCGTTCTTATTGTGGTTGTGGCGACCGCGATGGGCTATCGGCGCTTGACCCAGATGCTTGAGCGGGAGGTCCGTCTGGTTGAGGCGGATGTCGGCGACTGGGCCGAGCTCCAGGAAAAGAGGAACATTCCCTCAGAGTTAGCCCCACTAATGAAGGTTCTTGGTGGGATGGTCCAGGCGAAGGACGTGGCTCGACTCGTGGAGGTGCGAGGTCGTGAGCGTTTTGAGCAGATCCTGGCAAGCGTCGAGTTTGGAGTCGCCGTTACCAGCTTGGACGGGAAGCTTGTCTACGCGAACGAATATACGCGCTCACTTTTCCATCTGGGCGATGCCGATGTTCTGGATGTCGAAGATTTCTACCACGATGCTAGTGAGCGCGCTGAGGTTCTAAAGGAGATTGAGCTCACGGGAAGGGTACGACCCCGTGATCTCGAAATGAGCCGGCCTGACGGGGTTCAGGTGCAGCTCCGCATGTCCGGGGTGATCATGCCCGTCGATGGCGAAGGGCCGTGCATGCATTCCGTGTTGATGGACGTAACGGGATGGAGGCGTGCCGAAGAAGCCCTGAGGCAGTCGCAAAAAATGGAGGCAATCGGTCATTTGGCGGGCGGTATCGCCCACGACTTCAACAACGTCCTGATGACTGTGCTCGGTAATGCGGAAATTTTGAAGGAGTCCTTTGAGCCAGGTAGCCCTCACCAGGCACAGGTGAAGCTGATACTGGATGCGGCTGACGGGGCTAGATCTGTAACACGTAGGCTCTTGCGCTTTAGCCGCCCGAGTGCCGGAGATGTCTCAAGGTCCGATGTGGTTCAGGTTGTTCGAAATACGACGGATATGATGCGATCCGGACTTCCGAGTCATATCCAGATCGTGCTCGACCTCAGCGCCGAACCGTGCTATGCGGACCTAGACCCGAGGGAGTTCGCGCAGGCGCTGGTCAACCTCATTCTCAATGCACGTGATGCAATGGAGGAACGAGGCGAGATCAACATCTTCTGTGGGGTGGAGCCGTCTGAGGTCGACCCTTCTCGTACAGAAGTTGTCGTGCGCGTTACGGATGAGGGTGTCGGAATAGATTCGGAAAATCTCAAGCAGGTGTTCGATCCGTTCTTTACGACGAAGCCACTTGGAGAGGGAACAGGGCTTGGCCTCTCATCGGTTTATACGCTGTTGCAACAGGCCGGGGGGACCGTAGACATCACCAGTGAGGTGGGTCGTGGGACGACGGTTATTGCAAGGGTGCCCGAGTCCGCCGGCGGACTCGTAAGTGATACTCCAGGTCGTCTTGCACCCAATCCGGATTCCCCTGCCGTGATCGTGGTCGTCGACGACACCGCGATGGTACTGAAGTCCGTTTCGTCCATGCTCACGCGGAGCGGTTACGAGGTGCATGCGGCGGGAAGTGCTGATGCGGCCGTCGAGATCTTTCGATCACTGAATTACGAAGTCGACCTGCTTCTGACGGATGTCGTCATGCCTGGGATGGACGGATGGGAACTGGCTTCCGTTATCGGGGAAGCCGCACCGCACATCCCTGTTCTCTTCATGTCAGGCTTCGTGCAAGATCCGACAATGAGCGCACAATTTCTGGAGAAGCCGGGATTGGTCATAGAAAAGCCTTTCGTTCGTGAAACTCTTCTGGATCGCGTCACTTCGTTGATCACGGAGGCGCGTTCAGCGCGAGACTGA
- a CDS encoding proline iminopeptidase-family hydrolase, with protein sequence MKHRRKFAACGTFLAVALYSAGCGPPAGLPDDGFVDVTGGRIAFRVMGDGAGVPVLVIHGGPGSSSCIYPSTLTGMAEERPVIMYDQLGTGHSERITDLERYAVLPRFVEEVTALRAELGLEELHILGHSWGATVALEYLLTASPTGVLSVTLVGPLVGTDRWLRDANDLVAELSVEAQAAVRAAVDSGDFATAAFEAANTEFMGQFGIRNPDAYAGIQECALRPPGDSGLYEYMWGPSEFVSTGTLRDYDRIDRLPELTLPVLFLVGEYDEARPETVREFQAMVPGSIVRVIPDAGHVSNVDQPELFNAAVNEFLAGVERR encoded by the coding sequence GTGAAGCACCGAAGAAAATTTGCTGCGTGTGGGACGTTCCTTGCGGTCGCCCTGTACTCGGCTGGCTGTGGCCCACCCGCAGGGCTGCCCGACGATGGGTTCGTCGACGTCACGGGTGGACGAATCGCATTCCGCGTCATGGGCGACGGAGCCGGGGTGCCTGTGCTGGTCATTCACGGCGGTCCGGGGAGTTCCAGTTGCATCTATCCCTCGACGTTGACTGGCATGGCCGAGGAACGGCCGGTCATCATGTACGACCAATTGGGGACAGGTCACTCAGAGCGGATAACCGACTTGGAGCGCTACGCGGTTCTTCCGAGGTTCGTTGAGGAGGTTACAGCTCTTCGCGCCGAACTCGGGTTGGAGGAGCTTCATATTTTGGGCCATTCTTGGGGTGCCACCGTCGCCTTGGAATACCTGCTCACAGCCTCACCAACCGGAGTGCTGTCAGTCACTCTAGTGGGCCCACTGGTCGGAACGGATCGTTGGCTTCGAGATGCGAATGACCTGGTGGCGGAACTCTCGGTTGAGGCTCAGGCCGCGGTCCGTGCTGCCGTGGATTCTGGAGACTTCGCGACTGCAGCCTTTGAGGCAGCGAACACAGAGTTCATGGGTCAGTTCGGCATCCGGAATCCCGATGCATACGCGGGTATTCAAGAGTGCGCGCTCAGACCACCAGGAGACTCAGGGTTGTACGAGTACATGTGGGGTCCTTCGGAGTTCGTCTCAACGGGCACTCTGCGAGACTACGATCGAATCGACCGGCTTCCGGAGCTAACCCTGCCGGTTCTGTTCCTGGTCGGCGAATATGATGAGGCCCGACCAGAGACGGTCCGGGAGTTTCAGGCCATGGTACCTGGGTCCATCGTAAGGGTGATCCCGGACGCTGGGCACGTGAGCAATGTCGATCAACCCGAGTTGTTCAATGCCGCCGTGAACGAATTCTTGGCGGGAGTCGAGCGTCGGTAA
- a CDS encoding S9 family peptidase, whose product MTCKVVSAALLGVIFSSPLLAQDLRPIEPTDMFLTRSVGAPVVSPEGDWIAYTVSRTSLEEERAFTRIFMSPSTGGEAVGLTAPGKSAGSPGWSPDGRYFSFTASRDEGETQVWALDRRGGEGFPLTDVSQGISGYRWSPDGTRLLLTVRDKEDEKEDEKANAPQEPWVIDRLQFKRDNTGYLTGNRHTHLYVYDLETKTLRQLTTGPWDESLGVWSPDGTQIAFTSNRTDEPDANENSDVWTVSADLSEPTDSPTRVTTNLGSDGSPAWSPDGRWLTYTTGVRPDLIWYATTHLAVISSNGGEARLLTTALDRNVSQPRFSANGEWIWFRLEDSGENHIARIRPDGSGLERPISGPLSAGAFDWAGETFAASVSYLDRPGEIYRAATLGSGDWISGTAPGETAALDPVTTHNSDFLSTVRIAETRTIQFQSADGTEVEGFVTFPPDFAEGRRYPTLLRIHGGPVSQYSHAFQFESQLFASKGYLVVRVNPRGSSGYGQDFSAQLWANWGTPDFQDVMAGVDHVISEGWADPDRLGVGGWSYGGILTNYVITQTDRFQGAITGASEVLYISNYGHDHYQRQWEAELGLPWEDDNRDNWERLSPFNRVEDIETPTLVMGGEDDWNVPILNSEQLYQALRRRGIETQLVVYPGQSHGIRVPSYQVDRYERYLAWYDTHVRGAGRPISD is encoded by the coding sequence ATGACCTGCAAGGTCGTGTCCGCCGCTCTCCTGGGGGTGATCTTCTCCTCTCCACTGCTTGCGCAGGATCTTCGTCCGATCGAGCCGACCGACATGTTTCTGACTCGCTCGGTAGGAGCACCAGTGGTCAGCCCGGAGGGCGACTGGATTGCATATACGGTCTCGCGCACATCGCTCGAAGAAGAGCGGGCCTTCACTCGCATTTTCATGTCGCCTTCAACAGGAGGAGAAGCGGTCGGACTGACGGCTCCGGGCAAGTCTGCCGGCTCGCCGGGCTGGAGCCCGGATGGCCGCTACTTCTCGTTCACCGCATCTCGTGACGAGGGTGAGACGCAGGTCTGGGCGCTCGACCGACGAGGTGGTGAGGGGTTCCCGCTCACCGATGTCTCACAAGGCATCTCCGGCTACCGCTGGTCTCCGGACGGCACCCGGCTACTGCTAACGGTACGCGACAAAGAAGACGAAAAGGAAGATGAAAAGGCGAACGCACCCCAGGAACCGTGGGTGATTGACCGCCTGCAGTTCAAGCGCGACAACACAGGGTATCTCACAGGCAACCGGCACACACACCTGTACGTCTACGACCTCGAGACCAAAACCCTGCGGCAACTCACTACCGGGCCCTGGGATGAATCTCTGGGTGTCTGGAGCCCCGACGGCACCCAAATCGCGTTCACCTCTAACCGGACGGACGAGCCGGACGCGAATGAAAACTCCGACGTGTGGACCGTGTCGGCAGATCTTTCTGAACCAACCGATTCGCCGACCCGGGTGACGACCAATCTGGGCTCGGACGGATCTCCGGCGTGGAGCCCCGATGGGCGTTGGCTCACCTACACGACCGGCGTTCGTCCCGACCTGATCTGGTACGCAACCACGCACCTCGCGGTGATCTCTTCAAACGGCGGTGAGGCTCGATTGCTGACGACTGCGCTCGATCGGAACGTGAGCCAGCCCCGCTTCTCCGCGAACGGCGAATGGATCTGGTTCCGACTCGAGGACTCCGGAGAAAATCACATCGCACGGATCCGACCCGACGGGTCAGGCCTGGAGCGACCGATCTCGGGCCCTCTCAGCGCGGGTGCGTTCGACTGGGCGGGTGAGACTTTCGCCGCATCCGTCAGCTATCTGGACCGGCCTGGGGAAATCTATCGAGCCGCGACCCTCGGCTCCGGGGACTGGATCTCTGGCACGGCGCCCGGTGAGACCGCGGCGCTGGATCCAGTGACCACGCACAATTCAGATTTTCTTTCCACGGTCCGCATCGCGGAGACCCGTACCATTCAGTTTCAGTCCGCCGACGGAACCGAAGTCGAGGGCTTCGTGACCTTTCCCCCGGACTTCGCCGAAGGACGTCGGTACCCGACTCTGCTTCGCATCCACGGCGGTCCGGTATCGCAGTACAGCCATGCGTTCCAGTTCGAATCTCAACTCTTCGCGTCCAAGGGCTACCTGGTTGTCCGTGTAAATCCGCGCGGATCGTCCGGATACGGCCAGGACTTCTCGGCCCAACTATGGGCGAACTGGGGCACGCCAGACTTCCAAGACGTGATGGCCGGCGTGGACCACGTGATCTCCGAGGGCTGGGCAGATCCGGATCGCCTCGGCGTGGGCGGGTGGTCGTACGGCGGGATCCTCACGAATTACGTGATCACCCAGACCGATCGCTTCCAAGGCGCAATCACGGGTGCGAGCGAGGTGCTTTACATCTCCAACTACGGGCACGATCACTACCAGCGGCAGTGGGAGGCTGAACTGGGGCTCCCATGGGAAGACGACAACCGTGACAACTGGGAGCGACTGAGTCCGTTCAACCGGGTCGAGGACATCGAGACCCCGACCCTGGTCATGGGGGGTGAGGACGACTGGAACGTCCCCATCCTGAACTCCGAGCAGTTATACCAGGCACTACGCCGGCGTGGAATCGAGACACAGCTCGTCGTGTATCCGGGACAGAGTCATGGGATCCGCGTGCCCTCGTACCAGGTCGACCGATACGAGCGCTACCTGGCCTGGTACGACACCCACGTTCGGGGCGCCGGCCGGCCAATCAGCGACTGA
- a CDS encoding S9 family peptidase: MSQRMQPFAAAVLAIALVLAAPSFASAQADGIRTISLEMYLDLESASDPQISPDGSQVVYTRGWVDKMNDRRESSVWIMNADGSRARFLVDGSGPIWSPDGTRIAYTSEGEPEGSQIFVRWMDDEGASSQITRLQKAPGGIRWAPDGNTLSFTMTMDGEEAWSVSPPGRPEGSNWTEPPKVVTRADYRQDRVGFVDEGWRHIFVVPAEGGTARQLTDGYWNHSTGEWTPDGAELVFSSLRTEDSELSWRQSEVYAVNVANGTIRQLTTRNGQDSGPIPSPTGDLIAYRGADFHTDTYRNSGVYVMNMDGSNPRLISGDFDRSINGMQWAHDGSGLYLTVSAEGDRNIHFVSTGGGVTALSSGNHMFALSSFTADGRAVGTLTSPQLPSDIVSFSLSDPNRRTQLTHVNDDVFAGVTFGDVEEIKYESVDGFEIEGWIVKPPDFDPSRKYPMMLSIHGGPHGMYNVGFNFAWQEHAANGYVVLYTNPRGSSGYGSAFGNSIKNAYPGKDYDDLMNGVDLVIDRGYIDDENMFVYGCSGGGVLTSWVVGHTDRFAAASANCPVINWLSFVGTTDGIGWYRNFENLPWDDPSEHLRRSPLMYVGNVTTPTMLMTGVNDLRTPMPQTEEYFAALKVMGVETAMVRFNNEWHGTSSTPSNFLRTQLFLREWFAKHSRGRGITQD; encoded by the coding sequence ATGTCGCAACGCATGCAACCCTTCGCTGCCGCGGTCCTGGCGATCGCCTTGGTGTTGGCGGCTCCGTCCTTCGCGTCCGCTCAGGCAGACGGAATAAGGACGATCTCCCTGGAGATGTATCTCGATCTTGAGAGCGCATCCGACCCTCAGATCTCGCCCGATGGCTCGCAGGTCGTCTACACCCGTGGCTGGGTCGACAAGATGAACGATCGCCGCGAGTCGTCAGTCTGGATCATGAATGCCGACGGTTCGAGGGCTCGCTTCCTCGTCGACGGCTCCGGTCCAATCTGGTCTCCCGACGGGACTCGGATCGCCTACACCTCGGAAGGCGAGCCCGAAGGCAGCCAGATCTTCGTTCGCTGGATGGACGATGAAGGTGCCTCGAGCCAAATCACGCGACTGCAGAAGGCTCCTGGCGGAATCCGTTGGGCGCCCGACGGTAACACACTTTCGTTCACGATGACCATGGACGGAGAAGAGGCTTGGTCGGTGAGCCCTCCCGGCCGACCGGAGGGGTCGAACTGGACCGAACCACCGAAGGTCGTCACCCGGGCCGACTATCGTCAGGACCGTGTCGGATTCGTCGACGAAGGTTGGCGGCACATTTTCGTGGTTCCCGCAGAGGGTGGGACCGCACGGCAGCTCACGGACGGATACTGGAACCACTCGACAGGAGAATGGACGCCCGACGGAGCGGAGTTGGTGTTCTCGTCACTGCGTACCGAAGACTCCGAGCTCTCTTGGCGTCAGTCCGAGGTCTACGCGGTGAACGTCGCGAATGGCACGATCCGTCAGTTGACGACCCGGAATGGCCAGGACTCCGGTCCGATCCCGTCTCCGACGGGTGACCTGATCGCGTATCGCGGTGCCGACTTCCACACCGACACGTATCGGAATTCCGGCGTGTACGTCATGAACATGGATGGTTCGAATCCCCGCCTGATTTCGGGAGACTTCGATCGTTCCATCAATGGCATGCAGTGGGCCCACGATGGAAGCGGCCTGTACCTCACGGTCAGCGCTGAAGGGGACCGGAACATCCACTTCGTCTCGACGGGTGGTGGCGTGACTGCGCTGTCGTCGGGTAACCACATGTTCGCACTGAGTTCGTTCACAGCTGATGGACGAGCGGTCGGCACCCTCACCAGTCCACAGTTGCCGTCCGACATCGTGTCCTTCAGTCTCTCCGACCCGAACCGTCGGACGCAGCTGACACACGTGAATGACGACGTGTTCGCTGGCGTGACATTCGGCGACGTCGAAGAGATCAAGTACGAGTCGGTCGATGGCTTCGAGATCGAGGGGTGGATCGTCAAGCCGCCGGACTTCGATCCGAGCCGCAAGTACCCGATGATGCTGTCGATCCACGGTGGACCGCACGGCATGTACAACGTCGGCTTCAACTTCGCCTGGCAGGAGCATGCGGCGAACGGATACGTAGTACTCTACACAAACCCCCGTGGCAGCTCCGGGTACGGAAGTGCGTTCGGTAACTCGATCAAGAACGCGTATCCGGGCAAAGACTACGACGACCTGATGAACGGAGTCGACTTGGTCATCGACCGTGGGTACATCGATGATGAGAACATGTTCGTCTATGGCTGCTCCGGTGGTGGCGTGCTTACGTCGTGGGTGGTTGGGCACACCGATCGTTTCGCAGCCGCTTCGGCAAACTGCCCCGTGATCAACTGGCTGTCTTTCGTGGGTACGACGGACGGGATCGGATGGTATCGGAACTTCGAGAATCTCCCCTGGGACGATCCGAGTGAGCACCTACGTCGCTCGCCGCTCATGTACGTGGGGAACGTCACGACTCCTACGATGCTCATGACGGGCGTCAACGACCTTCGTACGCCGATGCCTCAGACCGAGGAGTATTTCGCGGCGCTCAAGGTCATGGGTGTAGAGACGGCGATGGTTCGCTTCAACAACGAATGGCACGGTACGTCGAGTACGCCGTCGAACTTCCTCCGTACCCAGCTCTTCCTGCGAGAGTGGTTCGCGAAGCACTCTCGCGGACGGGGCATCACGCAGGACTGA
- a CDS encoding M42 family metallopeptidase, with amino-acid sequence MNRSWMFVLAASLLAAPASSQTLDASAELMRTLTEAPGPSAFEESVREIVVREFEDLGADIRFDGLGSVLATVPGGAGGPVVMVTAHLDEVGLMVQYITPDGFIRVKALGGWLRQALPDQRWTILGSDGPVMGISGIRTVHVTPAAQRERVWALEEIFLDVGATSRDEVEAMGVRPGDGIAPLSDFAVLANERYAAKAWDDRVGLAVMLVAARRIRDEGIQVPSEVVWVATTQEEIGLRGAQTAVALAEPEIGISIEAGVAADFPGIGPTQAQERLGGGPGMFLLDSSMIPNRKFRDFMFRIADETGISLQPDVLTGYGEDGAEIQRFDSGRPSVNITVPTRYLHSHTGIIQRSDFDEAVQLLIEVLQRLDQETVRELGSFR; translated from the coding sequence ATGAATCGATCTTGGATGTTTGTGCTTGCAGCTTCGCTCTTGGCGGCCCCCGCCTCCAGCCAGACGCTCGATGCGAGTGCCGAGCTGATGCGGACGCTGACAGAGGCACCGGGTCCGTCAGCCTTTGAAGAATCCGTTAGAGAGATTGTTGTCCGGGAGTTTGAGGACCTGGGCGCTGATATTCGGTTTGACGGTCTAGGGTCCGTGCTCGCCACGGTCCCGGGTGGGGCGGGTGGTCCTGTGGTCATGGTCACGGCGCATCTCGACGAAGTCGGGCTCATGGTGCAGTACATCACGCCAGATGGATTTATCCGGGTGAAGGCTCTCGGTGGCTGGCTCAGACAGGCCCTTCCGGATCAGCGGTGGACCATACTGGGGAGTGATGGTCCAGTGATGGGGATCAGCGGGATTCGGACCGTCCACGTCACGCCAGCCGCTCAACGTGAGCGCGTATGGGCGTTGGAGGAGATTTTCCTGGATGTGGGAGCGACGTCGAGAGACGAAGTCGAGGCGATGGGGGTGAGGCCAGGAGACGGTATCGCTCCGCTCAGTGACTTCGCCGTACTGGCCAACGAGCGTTACGCGGCGAAGGCGTGGGACGACCGCGTGGGCCTCGCAGTGATGCTGGTTGCAGCTAGACGGATCCGGGATGAAGGAATCCAAGTCCCTTCGGAGGTCGTCTGGGTGGCCACCACGCAGGAGGAGATCGGGTTGCGGGGGGCTCAAACTGCCGTCGCACTCGCTGAGCCAGAAATCGGAATTTCGATTGAGGCCGGGGTCGCGGCTGACTTCCCGGGAATCGGCCCGACCCAAGCTCAGGAGCGACTCGGAGGTGGGCCAGGAATGTTCCTGCTGGATAGCTCCATGATCCCCAACAGGAAGTTCCGTGACTTCATGTTCAGAATTGCCGACGAAACTGGTATTTCCCTTCAGCCCGATGTCCTGACCGGGTACGGGGAGGACGGCGCTGAGATCCAGCGCTTCGACTCAGGCCGCCCTTCTGTGAACATCACGGTACCCACGCGCTATCTCCATTCTCATACCGGCATCATACAGCGGTCGGATTTTGATGAGGCAGTTCAGTTGCTCATCGAGGTGCTCCAACGCCTCGATCAAGAGACTGTCCGAGAGTTGGGGAGCTTCCGTTAG
- a CDS encoding RidA family protein: MQKREINPTDWLQGFNINHGIEVTGGQRVLYLSGQTSNTADGAPVHAGDLVAQFELAWSNLKDALAAADMTPSNIVRLNIYTTDVDAFMAAAGELVPIYAEDGCKPACTLLGVSRLFEPELMIELEATAVA, from the coding sequence ATGCAGAAACGAGAGATCAACCCGACCGACTGGCTACAGGGATTCAACATCAACCACGGCATCGAGGTCACCGGTGGGCAGCGTGTGCTCTACCTATCGGGCCAGACCTCAAACACGGCCGATGGCGCTCCGGTGCACGCCGGTGATCTCGTCGCTCAATTTGAGCTGGCCTGGTCAAACCTCAAGGACGCGCTCGCGGCCGCCGACATGACGCCCTCGAACATTGTCCGTCTCAACATCTACACCACCGATGTCGACGCGTTTATGGCAGCCGCCGGCGAGCTTGTACCGATCTACGCCGAGGACGGATGCAAGCCGGCGTGCACGCTTCTCGGTGTCAGCCGGTTGTTCGAACCGGAGCTCATGATCGAGCTGGAAGCCACCGCCGTGGCATGA